The stretch of DNA GCAGTTTACAAGCCAAATTTGCAGTTGGCAAGAAATCGGTTTGTATAACATGACGAATAAAGTTCATTTGTAGTATAAATATTTAAATTTACCGTTATGAAAAAATTATGCCCCTTCTTATTCTTTCTGTTTATAGGAATTGCATCTTTTGCCCAAGAAACTGAAAAATTACCAATACAACCTTGGAAAGATATTCTTGAAATGAACAGCAATGCATATTTCCCTATTACAAAATGGGCAACAAATATTGATGTTAAATTGAAAGGGACTTACACTGAAGCTGATTCACTAACCATTGATAAAATTGTAAAAAAGTTAGATGCTTTAACCGAAACGATATCAATTAAATTTTCAAATACCGAAGATTCAAATCTTGAATTACATTTTTTAGACACTCTTGCGAAAGACGTGAATAATGTCAATAGTACTATAACAGGGCGTTATGGTCCTAACACTGGTTCTGGGTACACAAGTGGAGAGTTTTATATTTATAAGATTGATAAAACAGATTTGGAAGTCCAAAGTTCCTTAGAATCGAGGTTAGCAAAAATACTGGTTAATGGCTCATTTATATTTCTAAAGAGAAAAGAAAAAAGAAACAGTGTTTTCAATCCCTTAGTGGGAAATAATAACAGCACGACCCCACTGAATCAAGAGGATATGTCTATTATAAAAGAAGTCTATAGAAAAGACTATGAAGACCGGTTAAAAACAGCCGAATCGCAATTTGAATTAGTTGTTGAAAATATTAGAAATGAAAGAATCTCACAAAGGAAGAAATCAATTTGGTGGGTAAAAAACCCTGTTTCGGTTCTTATTTTACCAGCACTTATTTTGTTTTTAGCTTTTGTCTTTGTTATTAAAAAAATTAATCAATCACTAGTTCCTAAAATTGAAAAGGAATGGCTTCGGTTTGGAGTTATGACTTTAATAGCATTATTTTTTGCTGATATAATAATAGTGCTTTGTGTATCTGTCTATGATTTTTTAACAATACCTGATGACTATCGTTTTGTTCCTGTAATAAGAAACGATACAATTATATCAACTACAATTTTACTGGTTTTTGTATTTCCTTTTATATTTTTACTTCGTTTTATTGAGTTAAAAATTAGTAAAAGTTCACGTCAAATTTTTACAAAGACAGTATTGATTTTCATATCGACAGGATTTTTACCTTTTGTTATTTTCTTGTCACTTATATATTTTACTAATGGTGTTCATGATAGTCAACGGTTTTATATTGTATCCCAAGTATTTATGTATTTAATGGCAATTGCTTCTATAAGAGCTTTTGTTAGCTATTTTATTTTTAAAGAACGAAACTTAATTGAAGAAAACGAAAAAAAACTTTCTAACTTAAGAGAATTAAAAACCAAGGCAGAACTAAAATCTTTACAATCACAAATCAATCCACATTTTTTATATAACTCACTAAATTCCATTGCAAGTTTAGCGCCAATAGATGCTAGAAGAACACAGAAAATGGCCTATTCTTTGTCCGATTTGTTTAAATATTCTATCAATAGAAAAGGAAAAAAGGTGAGTACAATAAAGGATGAAATTGACATGGTGAAAACCTATTTAGAGATAGAAAAAATTCGCTTTGGTGATCGGTTGGAGTTTATTATTGAGGTTAATAATGAGCTGGAGGGACACAAGATTCCACTATTTTTAATACAACCTTTAGTTGAAAATGCGGTGAAGCATGGTATCTCTCAAAATGAAGGAAAAGGTGAAATTGCTTTAAAAATTAAAAAAGAGGATAATAAAATTAATATTTCAGTTTCTGATAACGGGCCAGATTTTCCAGAAGGTTTATTGAGTGGTCATGGTTTGCAAACCGTTTATGATTTGTTACGATTGAGCTATAAAGATGAAGCATCTTTAAATTGGACAAATACGCCAGAAAAAATGATTACCATTACAATTCCAGAAACGATATAAGATGGACAAACCGTATTCAGCAATTATTATAGACGATGAAGCGCCTGCCAGAGAAGGTCTGCAAAACCTACTAAAAGAATTCCCTGAAACTTTTAGTATTATAGCTACTGCTCAAAATGGCACAGAAGCTCAAGAACAGATAGAACGTTTAAATCCTGATATTATTTTTTTAGATATAGAAATGCCAGGGTGCACAGGTTTTGATTTGTTAGGAAGACTCAAAACGATTCCCATGGTTGTTTTTTGTACTGCCTACGATCAATATTCTCT from Flavivirga spongiicola encodes:
- a CDS encoding sensor histidine kinase, coding for MKKLCPFLFFLFIGIASFAQETEKLPIQPWKDILEMNSNAYFPITKWATNIDVKLKGTYTEADSLTIDKIVKKLDALTETISIKFSNTEDSNLELHFLDTLAKDVNNVNSTITGRYGPNTGSGYTSGEFYIYKIDKTDLEVQSSLESRLAKILVNGSFIFLKRKEKRNSVFNPLVGNNNSTTPLNQEDMSIIKEVYRKDYEDRLKTAESQFELVVENIRNERISQRKKSIWWVKNPVSVLILPALILFLAFVFVIKKINQSLVPKIEKEWLRFGVMTLIALFFADIIIVLCVSVYDFLTIPDDYRFVPVIRNDTIISTTILLVFVFPFIFLLRFIELKISKSSRQIFTKTVLIFISTGFLPFVIFLSLIYFTNGVHDSQRFYIVSQVFMYLMAIASIRAFVSYFIFKERNLIEENEKKLSNLRELKTKAELKSLQSQINPHFLYNSLNSIASLAPIDARRTQKMAYSLSDLFKYSINRKGKKVSTIKDEIDMVKTYLEIEKIRFGDRLEFIIEVNNELEGHKIPLFLIQPLVENAVKHGISQNEGKGEIALKIKKEDNKINISVSDNGPDFPEGLLSGHGLQTVYDLLRLSYKDEASLNWTNTPEKMITITIPETI